The proteins below are encoded in one region of Verrucomicrobiota bacterium:
- the glgB gene encoding 1,4-alpha-glucan branching protein GlgB, which translates to MLLSPADLYPLLECRHCDPHRILGVRKIKAGEGEGGSIARVFYPGASSITLSFSNGEKLALTKVHAEGLFEGQTTQTLLHGGADYTLEVTLADGSALSSSDAYAFAPTLGELDLYLLGQGEHLEAYKVLGAHPRIIDGIDGTSFAVWAPNAQRISVVGDFNAWDGRRHMMRRLGGSGVWEIFIPGVAEGEHYKFEIRGPHGDIFLKTDPYGFFAQHDLRTACMVTDLERYSWRDQSWMEQRARRNAYAEPMSVYEVHLGSWRRRPEEQDRPLSYLELSVELVAYVKEMGFTHVELLPVMEHPFDGSWGYQVVNFFAPSSRFGSPDEFRHLIDALHQAGIGVILDWVPGHFPKDAHGLARFDGTALYEHEDPRLGEHRDWGTLIFNYGRNEVRNFLISNALFWLDQYHIDGLRVDAVASMLYLDYSRKSGEWVPNRFGGRENLEAIEFLKAFNTACYARHPGVMTIAEESTAWPGVSKPVYEGGLGFGFKWNMGWMNDSLRYIARPPIHRKHHQGEITFSMLYAYHEHFMLVLSHDEVVHGKGSLLNKMPGDDWQKAANLRMFLSWMWTHPGKKLLFQGCEIAQWREWDHDQSIDWHLLEHQPHSGMQRLVKRLNEMYRSEPALALLDDRPEGFEWVDFHDAENTVWSFLRKAPVGAGKDLLVVVNATPVVRHGYRLGVPVTGTYELILNSDAKEFGGSGCASTAHIESCGLEAHGRTHSIELDLPPLAVLILKVP; encoded by the coding sequence ATGCTTCTCTCTCCAGCGGACCTCTATCCGCTACTGGAATGCCGCCATTGCGATCCCCATCGTATTCTCGGCGTTCGCAAGATCAAGGCGGGTGAGGGTGAGGGGGGAAGCATTGCCCGTGTGTTTTATCCGGGAGCTTCCAGTATTACGCTGAGTTTTTCCAATGGGGAGAAGCTCGCTCTCACAAAGGTTCATGCGGAGGGGCTGTTCGAGGGACAGACAACTCAAACCCTTTTGCACGGAGGGGCTGATTACACCCTTGAGGTGACCTTGGCAGACGGCTCGGCACTCAGTTCCAGCGATGCGTATGCGTTTGCCCCGACGCTTGGAGAGCTGGATCTCTATCTGCTTGGGCAGGGGGAACATCTGGAGGCCTACAAAGTCCTTGGAGCTCATCCTCGAATAATAGATGGCATCGATGGAACTTCCTTCGCCGTCTGGGCCCCCAATGCGCAGCGGATCAGCGTCGTCGGGGATTTCAATGCCTGGGATGGTCGCCGCCACATGATGAGGCGTCTTGGGGGATCCGGTGTCTGGGAGATTTTCATTCCCGGAGTTGCCGAGGGAGAGCATTACAAATTTGAGATTCGCGGCCCGCATGGGGATATCTTTCTGAAGACGGATCCCTATGGATTCTTCGCCCAGCATGATCTTCGCACGGCATGCATGGTGACTGATCTTGAGCGCTATTCATGGAGGGATCAAAGCTGGATGGAGCAGAGGGCCCGGAGGAATGCCTATGCGGAGCCGATGTCGGTCTATGAAGTCCATCTCGGATCATGGCGGAGGCGTCCCGAGGAGCAGGATCGCCCTCTGAGCTATCTGGAGCTTTCCGTGGAGCTTGTTGCCTATGTGAAGGAGATGGGCTTCACCCATGTGGAACTGCTGCCAGTCATGGAGCATCCGTTCGACGGATCGTGGGGCTACCAGGTGGTCAACTTCTTTGCCCCGAGCAGCCGGTTCGGATCGCCGGATGAGTTTCGTCATCTTATCGATGCGCTCCATCAGGCGGGTATCGGGGTTATCCTCGACTGGGTGCCCGGGCACTTTCCTAAGGATGCGCATGGTCTCGCCCGATTCGACGGCACGGCACTCTATGAGCACGAGGATCCTCGTCTCGGTGAGCACCGCGACTGGGGGACTCTGATCTTCAACTACGGTCGCAACGAAGTCCGGAATTTCCTGATCTCCAATGCCCTCTTCTGGCTCGACCAGTACCATATAGACGGTCTTCGCGTGGATGCCGTGGCCTCCATGCTTTACCTCGACTACTCGCGCAAGTCTGGGGAGTGGGTCCCGAACCGCTTCGGAGGTCGGGAGAATCTCGAGGCGATCGAGTTTCTGAAGGCCTTCAACACCGCCTGCTATGCACGCCATCCCGGCGTCATGACGATTGCCGAGGAGTCGACGGCATGGCCCGGAGTTTCCAAGCCCGTCTACGAGGGAGGCCTCGGTTTCGGATTTAAGTGGAACATGGGTTGGATGAATGATTCGCTCCGCTACATCGCCCGTCCGCCAATCCACCGGAAGCATCATCAGGGTGAGATCACCTTCTCGATGCTCTATGCCTACCATGAACACTTCATGCTGGTGCTGAGCCATGACGAAGTGGTGCATGGAAAGGGGTCCCTGCTCAATAAAATGCCCGGGGATGACTGGCAGAAGGCGGCGAACCTGCGGATGTTCCTGAGCTGGATGTGGACTCATCCCGGAAAAAAACTTCTCTTCCAAGGCTGCGAGATCGCCCAGTGGCGCGAGTGGGATCACGACCAAAGCATCGACTGGCACCTGCTGGAGCATCAGCCCCATTCCGGAATGCAGCGCCTGGTGAAGCGCCTGAATGAGATGTATCGAAGCGAACCGGCTCTAGCGCTGCTCGATGACCGCCCAGAGGGATTCGAGTGGGTCGACTTCCATGATGCGGAGAACACAGTCTGGTCCTTCCTCCGCAAGGCCCCCGTGGGTGCCGGGAAGGATCTGCTGGTCGTGGTCAACGCCACTCCGGTCGTCCGTCATGGATATCGGCTCGGGGTCCCTGTGACGGGAACCTACGAACTGATCCTCAATTCCGACGCCAAGGAATTCGGAGGTAGCGGATGTGCGTCTACTGCTCACATTGAATCCTGCGGGCTGGAGGCACACGGCCGGACTCATTCCATCGAGCTCGATCTTCCCCCGCTAGCCGTCTTGATTCTGAAAGTTCCCTAA
- a CDS encoding sugar kinase, producing the protein MSLLVLGSIALDTVKTPLEERADILGGSASYAAVAASFFSPVNLVGIVGDDFPKEDIGFFKSRNIDLTGLQVVPGKTFRWSGEYMWDMNQRETRSVELNVFENFTPDLPESYRSARMVLLGNIAPALQHHVLDQLIRPHFVIADTMDLWINIAKEELVRLIARVDMLILNDGEARELTGETSLIKAGRRIREMGPSIVAIKKGEHGCLLFGNGQFFSCPAYPLEDIHDPTGAGDCFAGGLAGYLASRHLSDDDLSEKKDIPFEYLRQAVVEGSVLASFNVQSFSMDRLRTVTKAEIAERYEIFRTLSRFEAI; encoded by the coding sequence ATGTCCCTGCTCGTCCTTGGTTCCATCGCCCTCGATACCGTCAAAACACCGCTCGAGGAACGCGCTGATATACTCGGCGGTTCCGCCTCCTATGCAGCCGTGGCAGCCAGTTTCTTTTCCCCGGTGAATCTTGTGGGAATTGTCGGCGATGATTTTCCGAAGGAAGACATCGGGTTTTTCAAGAGTCGGAACATTGATCTCACGGGGCTTCAGGTTGTTCCCGGAAAGACCTTTCGCTGGTCGGGGGAATACATGTGGGACATGAATCAGCGCGAGACTCGCTCGGTCGAGCTGAATGTCTTCGAGAACTTCACCCCCGACCTGCCCGAGTCATACCGTTCGGCCCGGATGGTCCTGCTGGGCAATATCGCCCCGGCACTCCAACACCATGTGCTCGATCAGTTAATCCGTCCCCATTTCGTCATCGCTGACACGATGGATCTCTGGATCAACATTGCAAAGGAGGAGTTGGTGCGCCTGATCGCTAGAGTCGACATGCTGATCCTTAATGATGGCGAAGCGCGTGAACTGACCGGTGAGACCAGCCTGATCAAGGCGGGTCGCCGTATCCGCGAAATGGGCCCTTCCATTGTGGCCATCAAGAAGGGAGAGCATGGTTGCCTGCTCTTCGGCAATGGTCAGTTCTTCAGCTGCCCCGCCTATCCCCTTGAGGATATTCATGATCCGACGGGTGCCGGGGATTGTTTTGCCGGTGGTCTGGCTGGTTATCTGGCCAGCCGCCATCTCAGTGATGACGATCTGAGCGAGAAAAAAGACATCCCGTTCGAGTATCTTCGCCAGGCTGTCGTGGAAGGAAGCGTGCTTGCGAGTTTTAATGTCCAGTCCTTCAGCATGGATCGACTGAGGACGGTAACGAAGGCCGAGATCGCCGAGCGCTACGAAATCTTCCGTACGCTGAGTCGGTTCGAAGCCATCTGA